The following coding sequences lie in one Synechococcus sp. CC9902 genomic window:
- a CDS encoding glycosyltransferase family protein translates to MKIGAIIEARMASTRLPGKVLIPIEKKLVIEHLFDRLRHVSLLDDIIVATTTNKLDDQIEDVCRCNDVNFYRGSEEDVMSRVYEASKHFHVDIIVSITADCPLLDPEIVSQCISLFVNNICDYASNTDVRSFPDGMDVQVYYRTTLENSLRLTDDILDHEHVTLHIRKHPELFSIIHFVAPPSLTWPELAVTLDEIPDLQLIEILIKRLGTCNSIFGCREIIELIRSDMQLYELNSDVKRKGDT, encoded by the coding sequence ATGAAAATCGGCGCCATTATTGAGGCTAGAATGGCTTCCACAAGATTACCTGGCAAAGTTCTTATTCCAATCGAAAAGAAACTTGTCATTGAGCACCTATTTGATAGATTGCGCCATGTATCTCTTTTGGATGATATTATTGTCGCAACAACTACAAATAAACTTGACGATCAGATTGAAGATGTTTGTAGATGCAATGATGTCAACTTCTATCGCGGCAGTGAAGAAGATGTTATGTCCCGTGTATACGAAGCGTCAAAACATTTTCATGTCGATATAATCGTTTCTATAACTGCTGATTGTCCGTTGCTAGATCCTGAGATTGTATCTCAATGCATAAGCTTATTTGTGAATAATATTTGTGATTATGCAAGTAATACTGATGTTAGGTCTTTTCCTGATGGAATGGATGTGCAAGTATATTATCGTACAACTTTAGAGAACTCCCTTCGTCTTACAGACGATATACTTGATCATGAACATGTAACACTACATATTCGTAAACATCCTGAGTTATTTTCTATAATTCACTTCGTTGCTCCGCCTTCTTTGACATGGCCAGAATTAGCTGTTACTTTAGACGAAATACCCGATTTACAACTTATTGAAATATTGATAAAAAGACTTGGGACTTGTAATTCAATATTTGGATGCAGAGAAATTATTGAGCTGATTAGGAGTGATATGCAGCTCTATGAACTTAATTCAGATGTTAAGAGAAAGGGTGATACATAA